In a genomic window of Vulpes vulpes isolate BD-2025 chromosome 6, VulVul3, whole genome shotgun sequence:
- the INF2 gene encoding inverted formin-2 isoform X3, with translation MRSQDSAPGSPRQGLEWVGRGSRKVLRIWFGRMSVKEGVQRKWAALKEKLGPQDSDPTEANLESAEPELCIRLLQMPSVVNYSGLRKRLEGSDGGWMVQFLEQSGLDLLLEALARLSGRGVARIADALLQLTCISCVRAVMNSQQGIEYILSNQAYVRQLSLALDTSNVMVKKQVFELLAALCIYSPEGHMLTLDALDHYKTVCNQQYRFSVIMNELSDSDNVPYVVTLLSVINAIILGPEDLRTRTQLRGEFTGLQLLDILTRLRDLEDADLLIQLEAFEEAKAEDEEELLRVCGGVNMNSHQEVFASVFHKVSCSPASAQLLSVLQGLLYLEPGLPSSQLLWEALESLVNRAVLLASDVQECTLEEMVERLLAVKGRPRPSPLNKAHKSVQADLGQSRRGSVPQNSGTPKPGVEDQQPEADLTSRHVVDVQSTSSVTAPEPKGLEPQAPTPIPPAPPLPGLGAGPPPPPPPPPPLPGLGAPAPPPPPPPPLPVSGGAQPPPPPPLPGCPPPPPPPPPGMGAPPPPPLPGTSGSSAAGGGEEEIIVPHRDPGLGSAWVPSHRRVNPPTVRMKKLNWQKLPSNVAQEHSSMWASLSCPGALVLEPDFCSIERLFCFPEAKAKEPAAAAARKEPKEVTFLDAKKSLHLNIFLKQFKCSNEDVAAMIQAGDTSKFDVEVLKQLLKLLPEKHEIENLRSFTEERTKLANADQFYLLLLAIPCYQLRVECMLLCEGTAVVLDMVQPKAQLVLAACNSLLNSHRLPVFCQLILKIGNFLNYGSHTGDADGFKIQTLLKLTETKSQQSRVTLLHHVLEEAEKSHPDLLQLPQDLEQPSQAAGINLEIIRSESSSNLKKLLEMERKVSSSVPEVQEQYSQRLQTIIKASQALDEVFQAIEQKKLELASYLCEDAQQLSLEDTFGIMKTFRDLFIRALKENKERKEQAAKAERRKQQLAEEEARRPRGEDGKPVRRGVGKQEEVCVIDALLADIRKGFQLRKTARGRGDAEGGSKAAAADPPRDRAPAAARGPVGGGGPTSDPQGLDLADAVAPSPQPTVDAPEDGGPGPQERRSSWYTDASEFLAPEDPQGPPPPQGAWPVVLGGAQALKPLRISGDKPSGAQDAEEPTVPRGVCLAEADSTVRAPQEAAARGRSTDPPATGPVGDGDGDGDQEDTAPDSALDTSLDRSFSEDAVTDSSGSGTLPSARGQASKRMGRRRKKRPSRSQEAGSGSRAVEPGAA, from the exons ATGAGAAGCCAGGACAGCGCACCGGGCAGCCCGAGGCAGGGCCTGGAATGGGTGGGCAGAGGCAGCCGGAAGGTCTTGCGCATCTGG TTCGGCAGGATGTCGGTGAAGGAAGGTGTGCAGCGCAAGTGGGCGGCGCTGAAGGAGAAGCTGGGGCCGCAGGACTCGGACCCCACCGAGGCCAACCTGGAGAGCGCGGAGCCCGAGCTGTGCATCCGGCTGCTGCAGATGCCCTCTGTGGTCAACTACTCGGGCCTGCGCAAGCGGCTGGAGGGCAGCGACGGCGGCTGGATGGTGCAGTTCCTGGAGCAGAGCGGCCTGGACCTGCTGCTCGAGGCGCTGGCGCGCCTGTCCGGCCGCGGGGTGGCCCGCATCGCCGACGCCCTGCTGCAGCTCACCTGCATCAGCTGCGTGCGCGCCGTCATGAACTCGCAGCAGGGCATCGAGTACATCCTGAGCAACCAGGCCTACGTGCGCCAGCTGTCCCTGG CTCTGGACACGTCCAACGTGATGGTCAAGAAGCAGGTGTTCGAGCTGCTGGCTGCCTTGTGCATCTACTCACCCGAGGGCCACATGCTGACCCTGGACGCCCTAGACCACTACAAG ACGGTGTGCAACCAGCAGTACCGCTTTAGCGTCATCATGAACGAGCTCTCTGACAGCGACAACGTGCCCTATGTCGTCACCCTGCTCAGTGTGATCAATGCCATCATCCTGGGCCCTGAGGACCTCCGCACCCGCACCCAGCTGCGCGGGGAGTTCACTG GGTTGCAGCTGCTGGACATTCTGACGCGGCTACG ggaccTGGAGGACGCCGACCTGCTGATCCAGCTGGAGGCCTTCGAGGAGGCCAAGGCGGAGGACGAGGAGGAGCTCCTGCGGGTCTGTGGCGGCGTCAACATGAACAGCCACCAGGAGGTGTTCGCTTCTGTGTTCCACAAG GTGAGCTGCTCCCCGGCCTCCGCCCAGCTGCTGTCCGTGCTGCAGGGCCTGCTCTACCTGGAGCCCGGCCTCCCCTCCAGCCAGCTGCTCTGGGAGGCTCTGGAGAGCCTGGTGAACCGGGCCGTGCTCCTGGCCAGCGATG TCCAGGAGTGTACCCTAGAGGAGATGGTGGAGCGGCTCCTGGCTGTCAAGGGGCGGCCACGCCCAAGTCCCCTGAACAAGGCCCACAAGAGTGTCCAGGCGGACCTCGGCCAGAGTCGGAGGGGCAGCGTGCCCCAAAACAGCGGCACCCCGAAGCCGGGCGTGGAGGACCAGCAGCCCGAGGCAGACCTCACCAGCCGGCACGTGGTCGATGTCCAGAGCACAAGCAGCGTGACTGCCCCAGAGCCGAAGGGCCTGGAGCCGCAGGCGCCCACCCCAatcccccctgcacccccactgCCTGGCTTGGGGGCagggcctcctccccctccccctccaccgcccccactgccaggcctgggggccccagcccccccaccccctccaccacccccactgcctgtctctggtggggcccagcctcccccacctccGCCGCTCCCGgggtgcccacccccacccccacccccaccgcctgGCATGGgcgcccctccacccccacccctgccgggTACCTCTGGCTCCTCTGCGGCGGGTGGCGGCGAGGAGGAGATCATCGTGCCCCACAGGGACCCGGGCCTGGGCTCTGCCTGGGTCCCGAGCCACCGGCGAGTAAACCCTCCCACTGTGCGCATGAAGAAGCTCAACTGGCAGAAGCTGCCGTCCAACGTGGCGCAAG AGCACAGCTCCATGTGGGCCTCGCTGAGCTGCCCGGGCGCCCTGGTGCTGGAGCCTGACTTCTGCAGCATCGAGCGGCTCTTCTGCTTCCCCGAGGCCAAGGCCAAGGAGCCGGCGGCCGCTGCCGCCAGGAAGGAGCCCAAGGAg GTCACGTTTCTGGACGCGAAGAAGAGCCTGCATCTCAACATCTTCCTGAAGCAGTTTAAGTG CTCCAACGAGGACGTCGCTGCTATGATCCAGGCTGGGGACACCAGCAAATTCGACGTGGAGGTTCTCAAGCAGCTCCTCAAGCTCCTTCCTGAGAAGCATGAG ATTGAAAACCTGCGCTCCTTCACAGAGGAGCGGACCAAGCTGGCCAACGCCGACCAGTTCTACCTCCTTCTGCTGGCCATTCCCTG CTACCAGCTGCGGGTGGAGTGCATGCTGCTGTGCGAGGGCACGGCCGTCGTGCTGGACATGGTGCAGCCCAAGGCCCAGCTGGTACTTGCTGCCTGCAACA GCCTGCTCAACAGCCACCGGCTGCCCGTCTTTTGCCAGCTGATCCTCAAAATTGGAAACTTCCTCAACTAT GGCAGCCACACGGGGGACGCTGATGGCTTCAAGATCCAAACACTGCTGAAGCTCACGGAGACCAAGTCCCAGCAGAGCCGTGTGACGCTGCTGCACCACGTGTTGGAG GAGGCGGAGAAGAGCCACCCGGACCTCCTGCAGCTGCCGCAGGACCTGGAGCAGCCCTCCCAGGCGGCAGG GATCAATCTTGAGATCATCCGTTCTGAGTCCAGCAGCAACCTGAAGAAGCTTCTGGAGATGGAGCGGAAGGTGTCCTCCTCTGTTCCAGAGGTGCAGGAGCAGTACAGCCAGCGCCTGCAG accaTCATCAAGGCCTCCCAGGCGCTGGATGAGGTGTTCCAGGCCATCGAGCAGAAGAAGCTAGAGCTGGCCAGTTACCTGTGTGAGGACGCCCAGCAGCTGTCCCTGGAGGACACATTTGGCATCATGAAGACTTTCCGCGACCTCTTCATCCGCGCCCTGAAG GAGAACAAGGAGCGGAAGGAGCAGGCGGCGAAGGCCgagaggaggaagcagcagcTGGCGGAGGAGGAGGCGCGGAGGCCGCGGGGCGAGGATGGGAAGCCTG TCAGGAGGGGCGTCGGGAAGCAGGAGGAGGTGTGTGTCATCGACGCCCTGCTGGCCGACATCAGGAAGGGCTTCCAGCTGCGGAAGACGGCCCGCGGCCGAGGGGACGCGGAGGGGGGCAGCAAGGCGGCCGCCGCAGACCCCCCGAGGGACAGGGCGCCTG CGGCCGCCAGAGGCCCCGTGGGAGGCGGCGGCCCCACCTCCGATCCCCAGGGCTTGGACCTCGCGGACGCCGTCGCCCCCAGCCCGCAGCCCACCGTGGACGCACCCGAGGACGGCGGGCCCGGGCCCCAGGAGAGACGCTCTTCCTGGTACACCGATGCCAGCGAGTTCCTGGCCCCCGAGGACCCCCAGGGGCCCCCGCCTCCTCAGGGCGCCTGGCCAGTGGTGCTGGGAGGGGCCCAGGCCCTGAAGCCTCTCAGGATCTCGGGTGACAAGCCCTCCGGGGCCCAAGACGCTGAAGAGCCCACAGTCCCTCGGGGCGTCTGCCTGGCCGAGGCCGACAGCACCGTCCGGGCCCCGCAGGAGGCAGCCGCCCGCGGCCGCAGCACCGACCCCCCCGCCACAGGCCCTgtcggggacggggacggggatggggacCAGGAGGACACAGCCCCAGACTCTGCGCTGGACACATCCCTGGACAGGTCGTTCTCTGAGGACGCAGTCACGGACTCCTCGGGGTCCGGCACTCTCCCCAGCGCCCGGGGACAGGCCTCGAAGCGGATGGGCAGGCGAAGGAAGAAGCGCCCCTCCAGGAGCCAGGAAG CAGGGAGTGGCAGCCGGGCCGTGGAGCCAGGGGCTGCCTGA
- the INF2 gene encoding inverted formin-2 isoform X4, whose amino-acid sequence MRSQDSAPGSPRQGLEWVGRGSRKVLRIWFGRMSVKEGVQRKWAALKEKLGPQDSDPTEANLESAEPELCIRLLQMPSVVNYSGLRKRLEGSDGGWMVQFLEQSGLDLLLEALARLSGRGVARIADALLQLTCISCVRAVMNSQQGIEYILSNQAYVRQLSLALDTSNVMVKKQVFELLAALCIYSPEGHMLTLDALDHYKTVCNQQYRFSVIMNELSDSDNVPYVVTLLSVINAIILGPEDLRTRTQLRGEFTGLQLLDILTRLRDLEDADLLIQLEAFEEAKAEDEEELLRVCGGVNMNSHQEVFASVFHKVSCSPASAQLLSVLQGLLYLEPGLPSSQLLWEALESLVNRAVLLASDVQECTLEEMVERLLAVKGRPRPSPLNKAHKSVQADLGQSRRGSVPQNSGTPKPGVEDQQPEADLTSRHVVDVQSTSSVTAPEPKGLEPQAPTPIPPAPPLPGLGAGPPPPPPPPPPLPGLGAPAPPPPPPPPLPVSGGAQPPPPPPLPGCPPPPPPPPPGMGAPPPPPLPGTSGSSAAGGGEEEIIVPHRDPGLGSAWVPSHRRVNPPTVRMKKLNWQKLPSNVAQEHSSMWASLSCPGALVLEPDFCSIERLFCFPEAKAKEPAAAAARKEPKEVTFLDAKKSLHLNIFLKQFKCSNEDVAAMIQAGDTSKFDVEVLKQLLKLLPEKHEIENLRSFTEERTKLANADQFYLLLLAIPCYQLRVECMLLCEGTAVVLDMVQPKAQLVLAACNSLLNSHRLPVFCQLILKIGNFLNYGSHTGDADGFKIQTLLKLTETKSQQSRVTLLHHVLEEAEKSHPDLLQLPQDLEQPSQAAGINLEIIRSESSSNLKKLLEMERKVSSSVPEVQEQYSQRLQTIIKASQALDEVFQAIEQKKLELASYLCEDAQQLSLEDTFGIMKTFRDLFIRALKENKERKEQAAKAERRKQQLAEEEARRPRGEDGKPVRRGVGKQEEVCVIDALLADIRKGFQLRKTARGRGDAEGGSKAAAADPPRDRAPAAARGPVGGGGPTSDPQGLDLADAVAPSPQPTVDAPEDGGPGPQERRSSWYTDASEFLAPEDPQGPPPPQGAWPVVLGGAQALKPLRISGDKPSGAQDAEEPTVPRGVCLAEADSTVRAPQEAAARGRSTDPPATGPVGDGDGDGDQEDTAPDSALDTSLDRSFSEDAVTDSSGSGTLPSARGQASKRMGRRRKKRPSRSQEGLSLKPKAK is encoded by the exons ATGAGAAGCCAGGACAGCGCACCGGGCAGCCCGAGGCAGGGCCTGGAATGGGTGGGCAGAGGCAGCCGGAAGGTCTTGCGCATCTGG TTCGGCAGGATGTCGGTGAAGGAAGGTGTGCAGCGCAAGTGGGCGGCGCTGAAGGAGAAGCTGGGGCCGCAGGACTCGGACCCCACCGAGGCCAACCTGGAGAGCGCGGAGCCCGAGCTGTGCATCCGGCTGCTGCAGATGCCCTCTGTGGTCAACTACTCGGGCCTGCGCAAGCGGCTGGAGGGCAGCGACGGCGGCTGGATGGTGCAGTTCCTGGAGCAGAGCGGCCTGGACCTGCTGCTCGAGGCGCTGGCGCGCCTGTCCGGCCGCGGGGTGGCCCGCATCGCCGACGCCCTGCTGCAGCTCACCTGCATCAGCTGCGTGCGCGCCGTCATGAACTCGCAGCAGGGCATCGAGTACATCCTGAGCAACCAGGCCTACGTGCGCCAGCTGTCCCTGG CTCTGGACACGTCCAACGTGATGGTCAAGAAGCAGGTGTTCGAGCTGCTGGCTGCCTTGTGCATCTACTCACCCGAGGGCCACATGCTGACCCTGGACGCCCTAGACCACTACAAG ACGGTGTGCAACCAGCAGTACCGCTTTAGCGTCATCATGAACGAGCTCTCTGACAGCGACAACGTGCCCTATGTCGTCACCCTGCTCAGTGTGATCAATGCCATCATCCTGGGCCCTGAGGACCTCCGCACCCGCACCCAGCTGCGCGGGGAGTTCACTG GGTTGCAGCTGCTGGACATTCTGACGCGGCTACG ggaccTGGAGGACGCCGACCTGCTGATCCAGCTGGAGGCCTTCGAGGAGGCCAAGGCGGAGGACGAGGAGGAGCTCCTGCGGGTCTGTGGCGGCGTCAACATGAACAGCCACCAGGAGGTGTTCGCTTCTGTGTTCCACAAG GTGAGCTGCTCCCCGGCCTCCGCCCAGCTGCTGTCCGTGCTGCAGGGCCTGCTCTACCTGGAGCCCGGCCTCCCCTCCAGCCAGCTGCTCTGGGAGGCTCTGGAGAGCCTGGTGAACCGGGCCGTGCTCCTGGCCAGCGATG TCCAGGAGTGTACCCTAGAGGAGATGGTGGAGCGGCTCCTGGCTGTCAAGGGGCGGCCACGCCCAAGTCCCCTGAACAAGGCCCACAAGAGTGTCCAGGCGGACCTCGGCCAGAGTCGGAGGGGCAGCGTGCCCCAAAACAGCGGCACCCCGAAGCCGGGCGTGGAGGACCAGCAGCCCGAGGCAGACCTCACCAGCCGGCACGTGGTCGATGTCCAGAGCACAAGCAGCGTGACTGCCCCAGAGCCGAAGGGCCTGGAGCCGCAGGCGCCCACCCCAatcccccctgcacccccactgCCTGGCTTGGGGGCagggcctcctccccctccccctccaccgcccccactgccaggcctgggggccccagcccccccaccccctccaccacccccactgcctgtctctggtggggcccagcctcccccacctccGCCGCTCCCGgggtgcccacccccacccccacccccaccgcctgGCATGGgcgcccctccacccccacccctgccgggTACCTCTGGCTCCTCTGCGGCGGGTGGCGGCGAGGAGGAGATCATCGTGCCCCACAGGGACCCGGGCCTGGGCTCTGCCTGGGTCCCGAGCCACCGGCGAGTAAACCCTCCCACTGTGCGCATGAAGAAGCTCAACTGGCAGAAGCTGCCGTCCAACGTGGCGCAAG AGCACAGCTCCATGTGGGCCTCGCTGAGCTGCCCGGGCGCCCTGGTGCTGGAGCCTGACTTCTGCAGCATCGAGCGGCTCTTCTGCTTCCCCGAGGCCAAGGCCAAGGAGCCGGCGGCCGCTGCCGCCAGGAAGGAGCCCAAGGAg GTCACGTTTCTGGACGCGAAGAAGAGCCTGCATCTCAACATCTTCCTGAAGCAGTTTAAGTG CTCCAACGAGGACGTCGCTGCTATGATCCAGGCTGGGGACACCAGCAAATTCGACGTGGAGGTTCTCAAGCAGCTCCTCAAGCTCCTTCCTGAGAAGCATGAG ATTGAAAACCTGCGCTCCTTCACAGAGGAGCGGACCAAGCTGGCCAACGCCGACCAGTTCTACCTCCTTCTGCTGGCCATTCCCTG CTACCAGCTGCGGGTGGAGTGCATGCTGCTGTGCGAGGGCACGGCCGTCGTGCTGGACATGGTGCAGCCCAAGGCCCAGCTGGTACTTGCTGCCTGCAACA GCCTGCTCAACAGCCACCGGCTGCCCGTCTTTTGCCAGCTGATCCTCAAAATTGGAAACTTCCTCAACTAT GGCAGCCACACGGGGGACGCTGATGGCTTCAAGATCCAAACACTGCTGAAGCTCACGGAGACCAAGTCCCAGCAGAGCCGTGTGACGCTGCTGCACCACGTGTTGGAG GAGGCGGAGAAGAGCCACCCGGACCTCCTGCAGCTGCCGCAGGACCTGGAGCAGCCCTCCCAGGCGGCAGG GATCAATCTTGAGATCATCCGTTCTGAGTCCAGCAGCAACCTGAAGAAGCTTCTGGAGATGGAGCGGAAGGTGTCCTCCTCTGTTCCAGAGGTGCAGGAGCAGTACAGCCAGCGCCTGCAG accaTCATCAAGGCCTCCCAGGCGCTGGATGAGGTGTTCCAGGCCATCGAGCAGAAGAAGCTAGAGCTGGCCAGTTACCTGTGTGAGGACGCCCAGCAGCTGTCCCTGGAGGACACATTTGGCATCATGAAGACTTTCCGCGACCTCTTCATCCGCGCCCTGAAG GAGAACAAGGAGCGGAAGGAGCAGGCGGCGAAGGCCgagaggaggaagcagcagcTGGCGGAGGAGGAGGCGCGGAGGCCGCGGGGCGAGGATGGGAAGCCTG TCAGGAGGGGCGTCGGGAAGCAGGAGGAGGTGTGTGTCATCGACGCCCTGCTGGCCGACATCAGGAAGGGCTTCCAGCTGCGGAAGACGGCCCGCGGCCGAGGGGACGCGGAGGGGGGCAGCAAGGCGGCCGCCGCAGACCCCCCGAGGGACAGGGCGCCTG CGGCCGCCAGAGGCCCCGTGGGAGGCGGCGGCCCCACCTCCGATCCCCAGGGCTTGGACCTCGCGGACGCCGTCGCCCCCAGCCCGCAGCCCACCGTGGACGCACCCGAGGACGGCGGGCCCGGGCCCCAGGAGAGACGCTCTTCCTGGTACACCGATGCCAGCGAGTTCCTGGCCCCCGAGGACCCCCAGGGGCCCCCGCCTCCTCAGGGCGCCTGGCCAGTGGTGCTGGGAGGGGCCCAGGCCCTGAAGCCTCTCAGGATCTCGGGTGACAAGCCCTCCGGGGCCCAAGACGCTGAAGAGCCCACAGTCCCTCGGGGCGTCTGCCTGGCCGAGGCCGACAGCACCGTCCGGGCCCCGCAGGAGGCAGCCGCCCGCGGCCGCAGCACCGACCCCCCCGCCACAGGCCCTgtcggggacggggacggggatggggacCAGGAGGACACAGCCCCAGACTCTGCGCTGGACACATCCCTGGACAGGTCGTTCTCTGAGGACGCAGTCACGGACTCCTCGGGGTCCGGCACTCTCCCCAGCGCCCGGGGACAGGCCTCGAAGCGGATGGGCAGGCGAAGGAAGAAGCGCCCCTCCAGGAGCCAGGAAG GCCTCAGCCTTAAGCCCAAAGCCAAGTGA
- the INF2 gene encoding inverted formin-2 isoform X1, producing MRSQDSAPGSPRQGLEWVGRGSRKVLRIWFGRMSVKEGVQRKWAALKEKLGPQDSDPTEANLESAEPELCIRLLQMPSVVNYSGLRKRLEGSDGGWMVQFLEQSGLDLLLEALARLSGRGVARIADALLQLTCISCVRAVMNSQQGIEYILSNQAYVRQLSLALDTSNVMVKKQVFELLAALCIYSPEGHMLTLDALDHYKTVCNQQYRFSVIMNELSDSDNVPYVVTLLSVINAIILGPEDLRTRTQLRGEFTGLQLLDILTRLRDLEDADLLIQLEAFEEAKAEDEEELLRVCGGVNMNSHQEVFASVFHKVSCSPASAQLLSVLQGLLYLEPGLPSSQLLWEALESLVNRAVLLASDVQECTLEEMVERLLAVKGRPRPSPLNKAHKSVQADLGQSRRGSVPQNSGTPKPGVEDQQPEADLTSRHVVDVQSTSSVTAPEPKGLEPQAPTPIPPAPPLPGLGAGPPPPPPPPPPLPGLGAPAPPPPPPPPLPVSGGAQPPPPPPLPGCPPPPPPPPPGMGAPPPPPLPGTSGSSAAGGGEEEIIVPHRDPGLGSAWVPSHRRVNPPTVRMKKLNWQKLPSNVAQEHSSMWASLSCPGALVLEPDFCSIERLFCFPEAKAKEPAAAAARKEPKEVTFLDAKKSLHLNIFLKQFKCSNEDVAAMIQAGDTSKFDVEVLKQLLKLLPEKHEIENLRSFTEERTKLANADQFYLLLLAIPCYQLRVECMLLCEGTAVVLDMVQPKAQLVLAACNSLLNSHRLPVFCQLILKIGNFLNYGSHTGDADGFKIQTLLKLTETKSQQSRVTLLHHVLEEAEKSHPDLLQLPQDLEQPSQAAGINLEIIRSESSSNLKKLLEMERKVSSSVPEVQEQYSQRLQTIIKASQALDEVFQAIEQKKLELASYLCEDAQQLSLEDTFGIMKTFRDLFIRALKENKERKEQAAKAERRKQQLAEEEARRPRGEDGKPVRRGVGKQEEVCVIDALLADIRKGFQLRKTARGRGDAEGGSKAAAADPPRDRAPAAARGPVGGGGPTSDPQGLDLADAVAPSPQPTVDAPEDGGPGPQERRSSWYTDASEFLAPEDPQGPPPPQGAWPVVLGGAQALKPLRISGDKPSGAQDAEEPTVPRGVCLAEADSTVRAPQEAAARGRSTDPPATGPVGDGDGDGDQEDTAPDSALDTSLDRSFSEDAVTDSSGSGTLPSARGQASKRMGRRRKKRPSRSQEEVVPAPDDNKTKRSCVIQ from the exons ATGAGAAGCCAGGACAGCGCACCGGGCAGCCCGAGGCAGGGCCTGGAATGGGTGGGCAGAGGCAGCCGGAAGGTCTTGCGCATCTGG TTCGGCAGGATGTCGGTGAAGGAAGGTGTGCAGCGCAAGTGGGCGGCGCTGAAGGAGAAGCTGGGGCCGCAGGACTCGGACCCCACCGAGGCCAACCTGGAGAGCGCGGAGCCCGAGCTGTGCATCCGGCTGCTGCAGATGCCCTCTGTGGTCAACTACTCGGGCCTGCGCAAGCGGCTGGAGGGCAGCGACGGCGGCTGGATGGTGCAGTTCCTGGAGCAGAGCGGCCTGGACCTGCTGCTCGAGGCGCTGGCGCGCCTGTCCGGCCGCGGGGTGGCCCGCATCGCCGACGCCCTGCTGCAGCTCACCTGCATCAGCTGCGTGCGCGCCGTCATGAACTCGCAGCAGGGCATCGAGTACATCCTGAGCAACCAGGCCTACGTGCGCCAGCTGTCCCTGG CTCTGGACACGTCCAACGTGATGGTCAAGAAGCAGGTGTTCGAGCTGCTGGCTGCCTTGTGCATCTACTCACCCGAGGGCCACATGCTGACCCTGGACGCCCTAGACCACTACAAG ACGGTGTGCAACCAGCAGTACCGCTTTAGCGTCATCATGAACGAGCTCTCTGACAGCGACAACGTGCCCTATGTCGTCACCCTGCTCAGTGTGATCAATGCCATCATCCTGGGCCCTGAGGACCTCCGCACCCGCACCCAGCTGCGCGGGGAGTTCACTG GGTTGCAGCTGCTGGACATTCTGACGCGGCTACG ggaccTGGAGGACGCCGACCTGCTGATCCAGCTGGAGGCCTTCGAGGAGGCCAAGGCGGAGGACGAGGAGGAGCTCCTGCGGGTCTGTGGCGGCGTCAACATGAACAGCCACCAGGAGGTGTTCGCTTCTGTGTTCCACAAG GTGAGCTGCTCCCCGGCCTCCGCCCAGCTGCTGTCCGTGCTGCAGGGCCTGCTCTACCTGGAGCCCGGCCTCCCCTCCAGCCAGCTGCTCTGGGAGGCTCTGGAGAGCCTGGTGAACCGGGCCGTGCTCCTGGCCAGCGATG TCCAGGAGTGTACCCTAGAGGAGATGGTGGAGCGGCTCCTGGCTGTCAAGGGGCGGCCACGCCCAAGTCCCCTGAACAAGGCCCACAAGAGTGTCCAGGCGGACCTCGGCCAGAGTCGGAGGGGCAGCGTGCCCCAAAACAGCGGCACCCCGAAGCCGGGCGTGGAGGACCAGCAGCCCGAGGCAGACCTCACCAGCCGGCACGTGGTCGATGTCCAGAGCACAAGCAGCGTGACTGCCCCAGAGCCGAAGGGCCTGGAGCCGCAGGCGCCCACCCCAatcccccctgcacccccactgCCTGGCTTGGGGGCagggcctcctccccctccccctccaccgcccccactgccaggcctgggggccccagcccccccaccccctccaccacccccactgcctgtctctggtggggcccagcctcccccacctccGCCGCTCCCGgggtgcccacccccacccccacccccaccgcctgGCATGGgcgcccctccacccccacccctgccgggTACCTCTGGCTCCTCTGCGGCGGGTGGCGGCGAGGAGGAGATCATCGTGCCCCACAGGGACCCGGGCCTGGGCTCTGCCTGGGTCCCGAGCCACCGGCGAGTAAACCCTCCCACTGTGCGCATGAAGAAGCTCAACTGGCAGAAGCTGCCGTCCAACGTGGCGCAAG AGCACAGCTCCATGTGGGCCTCGCTGAGCTGCCCGGGCGCCCTGGTGCTGGAGCCTGACTTCTGCAGCATCGAGCGGCTCTTCTGCTTCCCCGAGGCCAAGGCCAAGGAGCCGGCGGCCGCTGCCGCCAGGAAGGAGCCCAAGGAg GTCACGTTTCTGGACGCGAAGAAGAGCCTGCATCTCAACATCTTCCTGAAGCAGTTTAAGTG CTCCAACGAGGACGTCGCTGCTATGATCCAGGCTGGGGACACCAGCAAATTCGACGTGGAGGTTCTCAAGCAGCTCCTCAAGCTCCTTCCTGAGAAGCATGAG ATTGAAAACCTGCGCTCCTTCACAGAGGAGCGGACCAAGCTGGCCAACGCCGACCAGTTCTACCTCCTTCTGCTGGCCATTCCCTG CTACCAGCTGCGGGTGGAGTGCATGCTGCTGTGCGAGGGCACGGCCGTCGTGCTGGACATGGTGCAGCCCAAGGCCCAGCTGGTACTTGCTGCCTGCAACA GCCTGCTCAACAGCCACCGGCTGCCCGTCTTTTGCCAGCTGATCCTCAAAATTGGAAACTTCCTCAACTAT GGCAGCCACACGGGGGACGCTGATGGCTTCAAGATCCAAACACTGCTGAAGCTCACGGAGACCAAGTCCCAGCAGAGCCGTGTGACGCTGCTGCACCACGTGTTGGAG GAGGCGGAGAAGAGCCACCCGGACCTCCTGCAGCTGCCGCAGGACCTGGAGCAGCCCTCCCAGGCGGCAGG GATCAATCTTGAGATCATCCGTTCTGAGTCCAGCAGCAACCTGAAGAAGCTTCTGGAGATGGAGCGGAAGGTGTCCTCCTCTGTTCCAGAGGTGCAGGAGCAGTACAGCCAGCGCCTGCAG accaTCATCAAGGCCTCCCAGGCGCTGGATGAGGTGTTCCAGGCCATCGAGCAGAAGAAGCTAGAGCTGGCCAGTTACCTGTGTGAGGACGCCCAGCAGCTGTCCCTGGAGGACACATTTGGCATCATGAAGACTTTCCGCGACCTCTTCATCCGCGCCCTGAAG GAGAACAAGGAGCGGAAGGAGCAGGCGGCGAAGGCCgagaggaggaagcagcagcTGGCGGAGGAGGAGGCGCGGAGGCCGCGGGGCGAGGATGGGAAGCCTG TCAGGAGGGGCGTCGGGAAGCAGGAGGAGGTGTGTGTCATCGACGCCCTGCTGGCCGACATCAGGAAGGGCTTCCAGCTGCGGAAGACGGCCCGCGGCCGAGGGGACGCGGAGGGGGGCAGCAAGGCGGCCGCCGCAGACCCCCCGAGGGACAGGGCGCCTG CGGCCGCCAGAGGCCCCGTGGGAGGCGGCGGCCCCACCTCCGATCCCCAGGGCTTGGACCTCGCGGACGCCGTCGCCCCCAGCCCGCAGCCCACCGTGGACGCACCCGAGGACGGCGGGCCCGGGCCCCAGGAGAGACGCTCTTCCTGGTACACCGATGCCAGCGAGTTCCTGGCCCCCGAGGACCCCCAGGGGCCCCCGCCTCCTCAGGGCGCCTGGCCAGTGGTGCTGGGAGGGGCCCAGGCCCTGAAGCCTCTCAGGATCTCGGGTGACAAGCCCTCCGGGGCCCAAGACGCTGAAGAGCCCACAGTCCCTCGGGGCGTCTGCCTGGCCGAGGCCGACAGCACCGTCCGGGCCCCGCAGGAGGCAGCCGCCCGCGGCCGCAGCACCGACCCCCCCGCCACAGGCCCTgtcggggacggggacggggatggggacCAGGAGGACACAGCCCCAGACTCTGCGCTGGACACATCCCTGGACAGGTCGTTCTCTGAGGACGCAGTCACGGACTCCTCGGGGTCCGGCACTCTCCCCAGCGCCCGGGGACAGGCCTCGAAGCGGATGGGCAGGCGAAGGAAGAAGCGCCCCTCCAGGAGCCAGGAAG AGGTTGTCCCTGCCCCTgatgataataaaacaaaaagatcgTGTGTGATTCAGTAA